The stretch of DNA CTCCACGAACGCTCAAAGACAAACTGCTTGCGGTACAGCCAGAACCCCTCGCGAGAGAACCGCAcaaaaccctaaaccctaaacttCTCCACAGCGCGGGCGTCGATGGAGGCTgcgggcgaagagagcaaaGGGCGAACGCCAAGGTGGAGATTTTAGCTCCCGCTCCGACACCGCATGCAGGAGGAGTGAAgccaaaggagagaaagaaagacagagcaaccgcgagaggcgagaacggaaactagagacaaaacggccaaaagaaaaggagatcTTCGGTCGTACCTTAACCCCGAGGTTGGTGACTGTGTTGAGAAAGGTCATGTACGTCCCACCAATGCGTGGATCGGACACCTGCGCGAAGAACGCCATctggaaaaaaacagagaaagagagagaaagaggaagaatgcgagacagagaggaagaatgcgagacagagaggaagaatgcgagacagagaggaagaaagggagagagagaggaagaaaggtagagagagaggaagaaagggagaaagaggggtTTTTAGCTGGGCAACCGGGTTCCTCGCCGTCAAAGGACGCCCTGCAGCGTCTCTTTatctcttgtttctctctcctctcgcttaGGTTCTGTCTCCCATCCTGCACGTCTCACTTGAGAGACAAACATGAGGTCCGAACAAACGTTGTACGCGCCAGTCACAAGGAACATGGCGCTGTAGAGCGCAGCCCAGTGGGAAGACGACATCTtcgccgcgccgtcgcctgcgagAAGGTAGCCTGTCGCCGCGACCGCCGCTGtagacagcagagacagacggggaCCGGGCAGACTCcaggcgaacgcgacgaaaCCATCCCGCACGCGAAATTGAAGGTGGTCAGGCGACGCCCACGGGGGGCGAGACTCACCGGCCCAGACgaggcacatgcacatgcgcaGGAGGTACCCGtaggagaagagacgaagcgggaACCGCCCTCGCAGGAAACGCCCAACCTGGAAAGGCAGGCAaacgaagggaaaggcacGGCAGCGGAATCGGAGAATCGGAGGCACGGGGAAGCAAGCGAAAACCGGGAGACCAGACcaaaacggaaaagaaaacacacggCGAGAACCAGAGAACGGAAACAACACAACCTCACAGGTCGAGCGAGTCTCCACCAAATTGAAAAACGCGTGGATTTATGTATGCACAGTTGGTAAGAAAAACAGACCtaccgatatatatatatatatatatatgtatatatatatacatggtGTGCAAGCGTGGATACCTAcctctccatatatatatatatatatatatatatatatatatatatagatgaGTACCCACGCACAGATATACGCATATGGACACGGATAGTGTGTATTTTGATGTGTTCGTTTACAATGTGCCTTTGTGTGGAATGAATCTGCAGCCAGTGTTGCTCCCCGGGGGAGGGATCGCGGGCGTTTTGCACCGGATGTCTCGGGATTTACCATCATGGGGCAGATGATGCCGAGCGGGAGGAAGAGTGgggcgaagagggcgaggtcttctttcttcacgCCGCGCTCAATCAGCTTCAACTGCGTGGCTGCGTCGACGCACGCAAACGCGATCCGACAAGTcagcagaagaagcaagagTGTCCGGACTGGCGGCAGGAAGAGCAGCTGAGTCACACCGCATACACACAGCATGCAAGCTCGCGTGcaaaacgcatgcgcgagTGCATGTCGGCACAAAGGAAGCGTCGTGCGGACGCGAGCgggcgcgtgtctcctccagAGGACTCGTGTTCAACATCGCAGCTTGGAAAGGTAACCATCGCACGGGCGGCACGCGCAGTATCTGAACCTACAGCGCCGGTGCGATTTTTCTCGCGGAAAGGGCGAGACTTCTCACCTTCCACAGGAGACAGTAAGACTCAAGGACGCCTTCAggttccccttcttctgccgGGTCGGAGACGGTCGAGGAGAcactctcgcgtttcgcctctggGCACGCGCtgcagggagaaaggaacgcaTTTTGACCCTGAACAGCACACTGGCAAaggcgcgcgcacgcgtctctccccacGAGCACTCAGCCCGCAAGCGCGttcccgcctcgctccttcatctccccttctctcgcttctgcgctgtctctctttcctctcggcttccAGAGCACCGACAGGCGAGTAGGCGAACGACGCGCGCGAAAAAGTTGAAATTCGCTTCCAGACACgagtctctccctcgtgGGGCGAGGAagtcgtctctgcctctggaCGGTCGCCTTACCCGCGTCGGCGGACTGTCCGTCCGGCCGCCTGAGCacgttcgcttcctcctgcgTGTTCTGCATCGCTCGCAGACGCGTCTTGGCCGTTCTCGAGAATTTCGTCCGTGAAGAGATGCACTTCCTCGCCAGGAGCGCCGATTGGCCCCACCGAcagcgccgcctctgcgcgaggcaggcgttTGGATGTaccctttcccttcttggccgcagccgcagaggagacagaagagcgacgTGCACGCTCCCCGCCGTGCGTACTGTAGTCCtcggggaaaaagagaagaacgacgacGGTGGTGGCGATGATGACCCAACCCCAAAACCTACACACGCCAAGACAGAACGACGAGGGagtggaaacggagaagaacaaaccgagaaaaaaacgtgtAGATGCTCGTAAAAAGGGCGAAAGGTGCCTCGGGCAACACTCACACATTCGCAAACAGGGATACCAGGAATATCGAGACACATGGAAATGCaaatatccatatatatatatatatatatatataaaccCAATCTTCatggatgtatatatatatatatatatatatatatatatatatataaacctAACTATGTGTGCAAATGtatccgtatatatatagagagatgAATTATTATTGAGTGTACGTACGCCACGAGTAAAGCAATAGACAGGAGACTCGACTCCCCAGTCTACACGCGCCGCTCGGGATTTAGAACGGTTGCCGGAAATTGGGGTTCTACagcgacgaaaaaaacgTTCATAGACACACAGGCAAGTACCTGAGGAATCCCGCGAGATCGAGGAGAGCGCCAGGCTCGCTTCCGTCAGCGAAGCTGTCTCcaaggagaaaagcgggaaggaagcggcgacATGTTTGCGGATCGTTGAGAGCGAGGAATCCAACGTACGACACAAAGTAGCCGAGAGTCTGCCCGACTGTGTTGCACGTCGAGGCCATGCTGCaaaaggaggcagaaaaagaaaccgacgcaggcgccgcgatCGCAcacgttctctctccgacgGGGTGgacgccgcgcatgcagtgacAGAATGCTGATTgacggaagacgcgaaaaacaaTCCTGACGTGAGCACGAAATCCGCGGAAACCCTAAATCCAGCCCCTGTATAGCGcgcgcgaaaaggagagaggcgaggagacaaaagaacaagcggcagaaggagacaggcgaggagacaaaagaatAGGCGGCAGAAGGAGACCAGCAAGAAGGCCGTCGGcgctttttccgtctctgaAGATGGTCACAGTGTCTAGATACAGGccggtgtgcatgcgccgtcgCGTGCACAGAGGAGCGGacagagggggagacagcaCGTGCTCAGCGTTTTcgagtttctctttcttcctcagttTCGATCTGCTGCCTTCCGCGCGCGGgatgcgcgtttctctgtctgtgcgGTGAGGCGCGGGGCTTGTTGTGTCTGTTgccgggagaggagaaagaaggcatATGCGAATTTCACTGGGttggaaagacgagaaagttGCGGCTCCCTCACCCCTTGTTTTCTGCGCTGAGCATTGTCAGAGCCCAGCCGTCGACGGCGATGTCCTGAGAAGACGCAtcgagcgacgcaggcgtACACTagcgaagaaaaggtgcaaagaaaaagaggc from Neospora caninum Liverpool complete genome, chromosome XI encodes:
- a CDS encoding putative acetyl-CoA transporter; this encodes MKVSASLMERLLGRDGPSVALLFLLYTLQGIPMGLSGSVPFLLSGKISYKQQSLLSLVSLPFSLKLLWAPLVDALHSPRIGRRRSWLLPVQFLAGILMVWGGDPARILAWIGAMYFNRHVFPLSVDLCDIAVDGWALTMLSAENKGMASTCNTVGQTLGYFVSYVGFLALNDPQTCRRFLPAFLLGDSFADGSEPGALLDLAGFLRFWGWVIIATTVVVLLFFPEDYSTHGGERARRSSVSSAAAAKKGKGTSKRLPRAEAALSVGPIGAPGEEVHLFTDEILENGQDASASDAEHAGGSERAQAAGRTVRRRGACPEAKRESVSSTVSDPAEEGEPEGVLESYCLLWKLLFLPPVRTLLLLLLTCRIAFACVDAATQLKLIERGVKKEDLALFAPLFLPLGIICPMMVGRFLRGRFPLRLFSYGYLLRMCMCLVWAAAVAATGYLLAGDGAAKMSSSHWAALYSAMFLVTGAYNVCSDLMFVSQMAFFAQVSDPRIGGTYMTFLNTVTNLGVKWPNTLSLLLMDVVSIQDCSGGSSTLPSAAEGTEGDAPACRVVLDAYFVQVAVCFLAGAAWLSLCWRRIESLQQVPLSQWRVEISRPPKPSRREPGNEVEMKKVEM